CAGAACAGATTCGCCAAGAAATTTGCTACCCGAATTTGAACGTTAAAATTGCTTGCTCCCATGGTGGACTAACACCTGCCAATGATGGTGGGAGTCACCAAGCAATCGAGGATATGGGAGTGCTTCGTACATTGCCGAATATGACAGTGATTATGGGCGCAGACTATCATTCAACTAGAAAACTAGTAAAACAAGCAGCTGAGGTATACGGTCCAGTTTACCTTCGTTTTACGAGAGATACGGTTCCTGTGATTTATGATGAAAATGAGGAATTTGAAATTGGAAAAGCCAAACACTTAAAAGATGGTAAGGATGTTGCGTTAATTGCAAATGGAGATACGGTTCATTTAGCTTTACAATCGGCAGAGATATTGGAAGACAAAGGTATTTCAGTTAAGTTGCTGGATATGCATACGATTAAGCCGATTGATCGGGAAGCTGTTTTAGAATGTATTGAAATCGGTAAGATTGTGACAGTGGAAGACCACAATATTATTAATGGTTTAGGCAGTGCAGTTAGTGAAATAGTAGCCGAGCAAGGAAAAGGGGTAGTAAGAAGAATTGGTGTTCAGGACCAATTTGGAGAATCTGCTCCTTACGAAAAACTGTTAGAGTTAAACGGAATAACTGTAGAAAATATTGTAAATATGGCTGAAGAGATACTTTAGTAAAACAGTTATAAATAATAGAAAGAATACAGGATAAGTAAAGAAGAAAAAAACCAGATGCAGCGGTAAAGAATGTGGTGAGCTTTAATTCACTAAGGTAGCTGGCAAAAAGTTTAGCTATCTTAGTGAAAAGTGTATTAAGATAAAAAAGAATCCTGCAGCTTCTAGTAGGGGTATATGAAGATATTATGTATGAAATCGTTTAATCTAAATTCACCCTTTAAAGAATCACTTAAATTTTTACTACTCACGATCGATATTGCAGGGGGATAGGAGGGGAAGAATTGAATAAGCTTCGAAATATAGTAGTTTCGTTGATTGTTGCATTGTCTATTGGATTAGTAGTAGTTTTCTTTACAACAGGTAATGTGCTTTCTAAAGATGTTACGACAATCCGGTTTGGCCATGATGCTGCGGAAACGAACGAAAGACATATA
This region of Oceanobacillus sp. FSL K6-2867 genomic DNA includes:
- a CDS encoding transketolase C-terminal domain-containing protein, yielding MTVIDLKATEQIATRQAFGDEIAKLGRDNKNILVVDADIGSSCKTTKFMNEFPKQHINVGIAEQNAAGLAAGLATTGKIPFVSTYAVFGSLRMAEQIRQEICYPNLNVKIACSHGGLTPANDGGSHQAIEDMGVLRTLPNMTVIMGADYHSTRKLVKQAAEVYGPVYLRFTRDTVPVIYDENEEFEIGKAKHLKDGKDVALIANGDTVHLALQSAEILEDKGISVKLLDMHTIKPIDREAVLECIEIGKIVTVEDHNIINGLGSAVSEIVAEQGKGVVRRIGVQDQFGESAPYEKLLELNGITVENIVNMAEEIL